In the Raphanus sativus cultivar WK10039 unplaced genomic scaffold, ASM80110v3 Scaffold0312, whole genome shotgun sequence genome, one interval contains:
- the LOC130501857 gene encoding polyadenylate-binding protein-interacting protein 6-like produces the protein MSLLVLCSVQRLAMKPGKSALNPHAGAYVPLSKEEGCFAKPAAAAATLDVQYQPCGAYGYDGVQGMGIFLGSQMYTPKTTSSSHNQQMRDEDLDLELDTEEKFAALLDNLSHESIIDAYLANNGDLDATIDMNQLL, from the coding sequence ATGAGTTTGCTTGTTCTTTGTTCAGTACAACGCTTAGCGATGAAGCCAGGAAAATCAGCTTTGAATCCCCACGCAGGAGCTTACGTACCACTCTCGAAAGAAGAGGGTTGTTTTGCAAAgcctgctgctgctgctgccacACTTGACGTGCAGTACCAACCCTGTGGAGCATATGGTTATGATGGAGTCCAAGGAATGGGAATTTTTTTAGGTTCTCAAATGTACACGCCAAAGACAACATCATCTTCTCACAATCAGCAGATGAGGGATGAGGATTTGGATTTGGAGTTGGACACGGAAGAGAAATTTGCAGCCCTTTTAGATAATTTGTCTCACGAGTCTATCATAGATGCTTACttggccaacaatggtgatttgGATGCAACCATCGACATGAATCAGCTGCTCTAG
- the LOC108820717 gene encoding putative hydrolase C777.06c, which produces MMEDGSNPTENGSDRDGSALIFLGTGCSSAVPNAMCLIQKSDSPCHVCSQSLSIPPERNPNYRGNTSLLIDYCSGDEGKHKYIQIDVGKTFREQVLRWFTLHNIPQVDSIILTHEHADAVLGLDDIRSVQPFSPTNDIDPTPIFVSHYAMDSLAVKFPYLVQKKLKEGQEVRRVAQLDWRVIEEDCEKPFVASGLSFTPLPVMHGEDYVCLGFLFGEKSRVAYISDVSRFLPSTEYVISKSGGGQLDLLILDTLYKTGSHNTHLCFPQTLETIKRLSPKRALLIGMTHEFDHHKDNEFLEEWSKREGISVKLAHDGLRVPVDL; this is translated from the exons ATGATGGAAGACGGTTCGAATCCAACTGAGAACGGCTCCGATCGCGACGGATCGGCTCTGATATTCCTCGGAACGGGATGCTCGAGCGCGGTCCCTAACGCAATGTGCCTGATCCAGAAATCCGACTCCCCCTGCCACGTCTGCTCTCAGTCTCTCTCGATCCCTCCCGAGAGAAACCCTAACTACAG GGGAAACACTTCATTGCTCATCGATTATTGCTCAGGTGATGAAGGCAAGCATAAGTACATTCAAATCGACGTTGGCAAGACGTTCAGGGAACAAGTCCTTCGTTGGTTCACTCTTCACAACATTCCTCAAGTTGATTCT ATCATTTTGACTCATGAGCATGCTGATGCAGTACTTGGCCTGGATGATATACGTTCCGTGCAGCCATTTAGTCCCACCAATGATATAGATCCTACTCCTATTTTTGTTAGCCATTATGCTATGGACAG CCTTGCTGTGAAGTTCCCGTATTTGGTTCAGAAGAAACTTAAAGAAGGGCAAGAAGTTAGGCGAGTGGCGCAGCTGGATTGGAGAGTGATCGAGGAAGATTGTGAGAAGCCTTTTGTAGCTTCTGGCTTATCATTCACGCCACTTCCA GTGATGCATGGAGAAGACTATGTCTGTCTTGGTTTCCTTTTTGGAGAAAAATCAAGAGTGGCGTATATATCCGATGTGTCACGCTTTCTTCCAAGCACCGAGTATG TTATATCGAAATCTGGTGGTGGACAACTGGATCTCCTTATCTTGGACACATTATATAAG ACAGGATCCCACAACACACACTTATGTTTCCCACAG ACACTAGAGACGATCAAAAGACTGAGTCCGAAAAGGGCTCTTTTAATCGGAATGACTCACGAATTTGATCACCACAAAGACAATGAGTTTCTTGAAGAATGGTCTAAAAG GGAAGGGATTTCGGTAAAACTTGCGCATGATGGCTTGAGAGTCCCAGTCGATCTATGA